A genomic stretch from Schistosoma haematobium chromosome 4, whole genome shotgun sequence includes:
- the TSR3_1 gene encoding ribosome biogenesis protein tsr3 (EggNog:ENOG410V82U~COG:T~BUSCO:EOG091G0KRB) — MAETQVCGSNLSNAHREILTAMWDFEQCDPKRCSGRKLVRLGITKLLRLNESFGGIVLTPTATCVLSPDTDRQLMYSGGIAVVDCSWAQLEQTGFKKLKFHHGRLLPLLIASNPVKYGKPFQLSCVEALAASLYILGEHNQATELLNKFSWGHQFLTLNDQRLQSYAKCSTSKEILCFQERFLDEITRVDSSNTESYADIYAELDKQISADSSSSECCSSSDDFTEQATKTHSPSTFKYPHSLT; from the exons ATGGCTGAGACACAAGTTTGTGGAAGTAATTTAAGTAACG CACACAGAGAAATTCTAACAGCTATGTGGGACTTTGAACAGTGCGATCCGAAGCGCTGCTCAGGCCGCAAATTAGTTCGTTTAGGAATTACAAAGTTGTTACGGCTGAACGAAAGCTTTGGAGGCATTGTTCTTACACCTACTGCGACTTGTGTCTTATCTCCTGACACTGATCGCCAGTTGATGTATAGTGGTGGGATTGCTGTAGTGGATTGCTCTTGGGCTCAATTGGAGCAGACTGGATTCAAAAAG TTGAAATTTCATCATGGACGTTTACTTCCACTTTTGATTGCATCTAATCCAGTAAAATACGGCAAACCGTTTCAATTATCATGTGTTGAGGCTCTGGCTGCAAGTCTTTATATTCTTGGTGAACACAATCAAGCAACTGAACTGTTAAATAAGTTTTCTTGGGGTCATCAAtttttaacattaaatgacCAACGGTTACAATCTTACGCGAAATGTTCTACTAGTAAAGAAATTCTCTGTTTTCAAGAACGTTTTCTGGATGAAATAACGCGTGTAGATAGCTCAAATACTG AATCATATGCTGATATTTACGCTGAACTAGATAAACAGATTTCAGCTGATTCTTCAAG TTCTGAGTGTTGTAGTTCATCAGATGATTTCACGGAGCAAGCAACAAAAACTCATTCACCAAGTACGTTTAAATATCCCCACTCACTTACTTAA